In Pseudomonas sp. P5_109, the genomic window TTGCAAACCCTGCAGCTCAACGCCAATCCGCAGTTTGGCGCCACGCCCATGACTGACAGTAGTTCACTGTATAGCGATTCGACAGCGGCACTGGTCGACTGCTCACCGCGAATGATCATCCCGACCCGGTTTCAGTTCAAACCGGCCGCACCGCAAGGATCTGCTCGATCAGCCACGCCAGCGCCGGGTCATGTTGGCGTTGCGCCAGGTACACCAGTTCGAGCTGGAACGAGCCGACGTCGAACGGCAACTCGAACACTTGCAGCGGTAGCAACTGCGCGAATTGATTGGCCAACTGGGTGGGCAGCACAACGCTCAAATCCGAATGGGCGACCAGGTGCGCCGCTTGCAGGTAGTTGGGCGTGGTGTAGACGATTTTTCGCGACAGGCCTTGCTTGCCCAGCCATTGGTCGACCATGCCGCGCGACTGGCCGCCACTCACCCAGAGATGGCGCAGGCCCAGGAAGTCATCCAGCGTGAGTGTGTCGTGTGCCAGCGGATGCTGCTTGCGCACCGCCAGTCGCAGGGTTTCGCTGTGCCAGATCCGACGGGTGAAACGTGCCGGCACTTCTTCGAAGCGCCCCAGCACCATGTCCAGTTCACCCCGGTCCAGCAGCTCGGCGGGAAGGCTGGGGGCGAGGTGGGCGACGTCGATCCGCAGGTTCGGCGCCAGTTCACCCAGGCGCGCAAGCAAAGGCGGCATGCACAGCTGTTCGACAAAGTCGGTGAGGGCGATGCGCACCTGTTGCTGGCTCATGCGTGGGTCGAAGGCTTCGCCGGCATTGAGGGTCTGTTCGATCTGTTGCAAGGCTGCACGAATCGGCCCTTCAAGCGCCAGCGCCCGGGTGGTGGGTTGCATGTGGCGGCCAACGCGCACCAGCAACGGGTCGTCGAACAGTGCGCGCAGGCGGGCGAGGGCGTTGCTGACGGTTGGCTGGCTGAGTGCCAGGCGCTCGGCCGCCCGCGACACGTTCTGCTCGCGCAACAACATATCGAGCACTCGCAGCAAATTCAGGTCGAAGGTTTTTAAATTCAAATTACAAATACCAGGCATATGAAAATGAAATTTCAAAAATAGTAGGCGCCTGCTTAGGGTGGCGGCAATATTTTCCACGCTGACAACCCAAGAGGCCCGGTCATGAATTATCAAGCTCCCCTGCGCGACATGCGTTTCGTGCTGCACGAAGTGTTCGATGCCAGCGGCCATTGCGAGCGGTTGAACAACGGCCTGGACCGGGAAACCATCGACGGGGTCCTCGAAGAGGCCGCGCGGTTTGCCGCCGAAGTGGTCGCGCCACTGAACCGCAACAGTGACGAGCAGGGCTGTGAGCTGAACGACGGCCACGTCACCACGCCCCAGGGATTTGCCGATGCCTACCGGCAGTACGTCGATAACGGCTGGGCGAGCATGACCGGGCCGCTGGAGTTCGCCGGCCAGGGTTTCCCGCAGCTGATTTCGGCCAGCTTCCACGAAATGCTGATGTCCGCCTCGTTGTCCTTTCGCATTTACTCTGGCCTCACCGAAGGCGCGGTGCTGGCCCTGCATCGCCATGGCAGCGAGGCACTGAAACAGGCTTACCTGGGGAAAATGGTCAGCGGTGAATGGTCTGGCACCATGTGCCTCACCGAGCCCCAGGCGGGTACCGACCTTGCCCTGTTGCGCACCCGTGCCCAGCCCCAGGCCGATGGTAGCCATGAGGTCACGGGCAGCAAGATTTTCATCAGCGGCGGCGAGCAGGACCTGACTGCCAACATCGTTCACCTGGTCCTTGCCCGTTTGCCGGATGCACCGGCCGGGGTGAAGGGCATCAGCCTGTTCCTGGTGCCCAAGTTCATCGCCGCTGCCGATGGAACACCGGGGCCACGCAATTCGCTGAGCTGTGGCGCACTGGAACACAAGATGGGTATCAAGGGCGCTTCCACCTGCGTGATGAACTTCGACGGCGCCCAAGGCTGGCTGATCGGCGAAGCCAATCAGGGGTTGGCGTGCATGTTCACCATGATGAACGATGCCCGCTTCCAGGTTGGCCTGCAGGGACTGGGTATCGCCGAGGCTGCGTTCCAGGGTGGCCTCGCTTATGCCCGCGAGCGTCTGCAATCGCGGGCCATCAGCGGCCCGGTAGCGCCGGACAAAAACGCCGATCCGATCATCGTGCACCCCGATGTGCGCCGCATGCTGCTCACGCAAAAAACCTTGAGCGAAGGCTGCCGTTTGCTCGCGACCTACACCGCCCTGCAACTGGACCTGGAACACGGTGACCCGCAACCCGAGGGGCGGCAGCAGGCAGGGCGTCGGGCAGCGTTGCTGATCCCGATCGTCAAGGCGTTTTTCACCGACGTCGGCCAGGAAGTCGCCAGCCTTGGCGTTCAACTGCATGGCGGCCACGGCTACATCCGCGAGTGGGGCATGGAACAGTTGATGCGCGACAGCCGCATCACCCAGCTATACGAGGGTACCAACGGTATCCAGGCGCTGGATCTGCTTCGGCGCAAAGTGCTGGGCGATGGCGCAACCGAGCTGGGCGCCTTGATCGATGAACTCGCCGCGCATGTCGATGCAGCCGGTTCGCAAGCAGGGCTGAGGAAAATGGCCGAGGCCATGCAGCAGCGTCTCGTCGAATGGCGCGAACTGGGTGCCGAGGTCGTCGAGGCGTGTCAGCGGGATGTGCAGGAAATCGGCGCGATGTCGGTGGGTGGGCTGTGGATGCAGGCGGCTGTGCGTGCCCAAGCCGTACTGGATGCCGGTACCGACGAACCGGCGTTCTATCGGGCCAAGCTGCAAGCGGCGGACTTTTACTGGCGCCGGGTGCTGCCCCGTGCCAGTGGCCACCGCGAAAGCCTGCGGGGCGGGGCCCATTGCCTGATGGCCATGGACGAGGCCGATTTCGCATTTTGATGGCGGCACCGTCCCGTGAACACCTGCCTATTAAGGACGAACACTGCAACTGTGGCGAGGGAGCTTGCTCCCGCTGGGGCGCGAAGCGGCCCTGAAAATTGGTTCTTCACGGAATCCCGGCGAACTGTAGGAGCCGGCTTGCTGGCGATGGACTCCAGTGCGCCGCGTTTATCCGGTTTACACGCGTCATCGTTAACGACCATCGCTGGCAAGCCAGCTCCTACAAAAGGCCGCGTTGACCTTCACCTGTAGGAGCCGGCTTGCCGGCGATGGACTCAAGTGCGCCGCGTTTATCCAGTTTGTACGCGTTATCGTTAACGACCATCGCTGGCAAGCCAGCTCCTACAAAAGGCCGCGTTGACCTTCACCTGTAGGAGCCGGCTTGCTGGCGATGGACTCAAGGGCGCCGCGTTTATCCGGTTCATGCGCGTCATCGTTAACGACCATCGCTGGCAAGCCAGCTCCTACACGGGTCCGCGTCCTGGTCGAAAATGGATTGACCTTCACCTGTAGGAGCCGGCTTGCTGGCGATGGACTCCAGTGCGCCGCGTTTATCCGGTTTACACGCGTCATCGTTAACGACCATCGCTGGCAAGCCAGCTCCTACAAGGGACCGCGTCCTGGTCGAAATGATGTGAACACCAAACTGTAGGAGCCGGCTTGCCGGCGATGGACTCAAGTGCGCCGCGTTTATCCAGTTTGTACGCGTTATCGTTGACGACCATCGCTGGCAAGCCAGCTCCTACAAAAGGCCGCGTTGACCTTCACCTGTAGGAGCCGGCTTGCTGGCGATGGACTCAAGGGCGCCGCGTTTATCCGGTTCATGCGCGTTATCGTTAACGACCATCGCTGGCAAGCCAGCTCCTACAAGAGACTGTGTCCGAGTCGAAGGTGAAGTGGCTTCCAAGCCAATAAAAGAACCAAACAATGGGACTGCTGCGCAGTCCAACGGGAGCAAGCTTCCTCGCCACAGGTGCTTGGCCTATCTCTTAAGTGAGCACATGTTCAGGCCTGTGCGGCGCTGACCTTGCCAGTGACTGCGCAATTCTTGCGGACCGCTTGATACAGCAGGCTGGACACCAAGAACCCGACAATAGCCAACACACTCATCAACGAGAACACGTAGTTGTAGCCTTGCTGACCTGGGAAATGGTCAAGGATTGAGCCATAGATGACGTAGGCAAACATGCCCGGCGCATAGCCGATCAGGCAACCGATGCCAAAGGCTGAACCGGTGATGTGCTGGGGAATGCCGACTTCACCCATGGGCGCCCAGAACACGCCTCGCATGGAAAAGACAATCAGCGCGAAGGACAGGGTGGCCGCCATGCCCGCGTAGATGAAACCCGGGCTTTTCGGGATGAGCATGATCACGCCCATCAGCGGCAACAGCGCCAGGAATGCCCATTTCAGATAGCGGCTGGAGCTCTTGAATTGCTTGTCGGCAATGAAACCACCAGCAGGGCCGCCGAGGATCTTGAGGAAGTACTGGTTGATGATGCCGTAGGCGCCCACCAGGGCCACGGGCAGTCCGTACATTTCCTTGAGGTAGGGAATGAAGTAGGTCAGGCCGCAGTACACGATGTAGACCATGAACACGTTGAGGCTGACCAGCCAGATGCCCGGCACCTTGATGGCCTCGAACAGGTTCGACAAACCGTTCTTCGGCTTGACGGTCGACTGGGTATTGCCGCTCTTGAGCAGCAGCCAGGTCAGGGTGCCGGCAAGAATGTCGATGACCGAGTAGAAGAGGATCGCCGACTTCAGGCCGTTTTCACCGGAGCCCATGGCGACGAAGACGCCCAGCGCAGAGAAGGCCACCAGGGTATCAATGACGCCGCGCCCGCCTTCGAGCAGGCCGAACAGGCGTCCCTGCTCCTTATCGTCGCCGAGGTTGCGGATGGCTTTGAGCAGCGAAGGCCAGAAGATGCAGTCGGCACACACGGCCAGCAGGCAGAACACAATCAGCAGATTGCTGAAGGGCGGAAAAGTCGCCAGGTAGAGCCCGAGGCTGCCGGTACCGATCAGGCCAAGGGGGATCAACTTGCGCGTGTCGTACCGGTCGGCGAGCATGCCGCCCACCACGAACAGCGCGGTGGCGATGATGGCGTTGGCGCTCAGCAGCACGCCGATTTCAGTGTGGGACAGCCCCATGAATTCCTGCATGGGGATGTAAAAGGCGTCCTTGAGATTCGCCAGCTTGTAGATGGTGCCACCACCGAGGATGAGAATCAGGAATCTGAGCCATTTGGCCTTGTCATGGGATGTCATTATTGTTCTCCAGGCTTGATTGGGTAGGCAGTGCCGCCAGGCACGTCAGGTTCAGGCGTCAGCGCAATGGGCCAGGGTCAACTCGGCCAGGGTGCGGAATTCCGCCAGCAGGCTTCGTACATAGGCGACCTGGTTGTTGGCCCAACGGTGTTCGCCGGCGAGCATCTGCTCCAGGGAGAAGCCTTGCGGCAGCGCTGTTTCACTCATTTCCCGGTAGGCAATGAACGGGTCGGCGGCTTCGTCGAGCTGGCGGAATGCCGGGGCGACGTAGTGGTTTTCCTGCTCGAGAATGAAGGCGATCACTTGCGGGGTTGATTCGCCGAGCATCAGCAGCTCGAACAGCAAGCGGGCGTTGGGCAGGTCGTCTTCGTCACACCCTTGCAGCACGCCGTAATGCCCGAAGCCGTTTTGCTCAGGCACGATGCGCACACCCTTGAGGTGGGTCTGGCGTATGTGCGGCGCGAGATTTCGCAGTGCCGCAAGGGGTTGTTCGCAGGCATTGATCATGTTGCCAAAGTCGAACAGGGCGTGCAGGCGAGGGTGATTCAGCCGGCTCAACAGCTGCGCGATCTCGTCGCTCTTGAGTTCCTCATGCTGCTCGAAGTCGAAGTACAGGTCGTGCTCGTCAGCCTGCTGCGCGAGGTAGTGCAGGTCCGACTCGATCACGTCCATGACCCGCGACAGCGCCCCTTCGTAGCGTGAGTAGACACGGATATTGCGGGTGCCCACCGCCTTGGCAATGGCGATCACTTGATCGACGTCTTTTTTCAAGGTGCTGCTGATTTCCAGATGCACATCCAACCCGAGGGAATTGGCCTTGTCTGCAAATGCCTGAAGTTGCGCAGGTGCCATTTGACTCAGGCTGTTTTCCTCGCCGTCGAGCAAGTGCAGGCTCAGCCCCTGCAGCTCGTGGCGATAGGCGAAGTCCAGCAGGTCGGCAGGTGTCACGCGACCGTGGGTCAGGTTGGTCAGCAAGGGATAGGCGTGGGCAAACAGGCGCAGTTGCGCCAGTCGGTCGAGCAACCGGCGGGCCAGTGCCTCGGTCAATGCGGGGGGAGCCTCGGCCTCGACAGCCTTATGGCTGAGCAGGGCGTTGAATCGTTCCTGGATCTTATTGTTCATTCGAGTCGTTCCTGGTTCAGACACCGGGTCTACCGGCGCAGCCTTTATCGCGCCAGTCAGGAACTCTCGATAGATCCATTATCAGTTAAATCATAAGACCACTTGCGTTGCGTCAAGTGGCCTGTTGCAGATAACCCATTGTGTCCAGGGCCTGGGCCAGCGCTTCGACGCGTGCCTGGGCCTGGTCTTCGGGGGTGCTGGCAAAGCCGATCAGCAGCGCCGGCGGCAAGACATGTTCGACGCAGTAGTCGCTCAGGGGATAGGTATGAATGCCATGCTGGCCGAGCTCCCTGGCCAGGGCATCGTCATCGAGATGCGCGGGTAACCAGGCGATCAGGTGCATGCCGGCTTCCACCGGCGTGATCCTGAAGAAAGTCCCCAGGCGTTTCTGCAGGTGTTTGACCAGCGCCTGCTGGCGAGCCTGGTACAGCGCACGCATTCGACGGATATGGCCGAGGAAGTGGCCTTCGCGCATGAAGTCTGCCGTGACGGCCTGGAGCAGGGTGGGCGGGCTGCGGTCCATGACCGCCCGCAGGGTGCAGAAGGGTTCGATCAAGGCGTTGGGCAGTATCACGTAACCCAGGCGCAGCGACGGGAACAGTACTTTGCTGAACGTTCCGGCGTAGATGACCCGGGCCCATTGGTCCATGGCATAGAGTGCCGGCAGGGGGCGGCCGTTGTAGCGAAACTCACTGTCGCAGTCGTCTTCGATGATCCAGCTTTGATTGTGGGCGGCCCAGTCGATGAGCTCCTGGCGCCGCGCATAACTCATGGTGATGCCCAACGGATGCTGGCGCGAAGGCGTGGTAAACACCAGGCGGGCGTCAGGACACCGGGCCAGGCCTTGCTGGACATCGATGCCCTGTTCGTCGATACGCAAAGGAACCACCAGACCACCCTGGGCCTGCAGCGCAATGCGCGCCGCGATATGCCCCGGGTCCTCCATCCAGAAGCTGTCCTGCGGATTGAGCAACAGCATGCCCAGCAGGTTGAAGGCTTGCTGGGCGCCGGAAACGATGACCACCTGCTCGGCCGTGCAGTCGATGCCGCGGGCATCGAATACGTATTCGGCAATCGCCTCGCGCAGGGCCAGCAGTCCCTGTAGTTCGCCATAGCCGAGCATGGCCTTGGTCGGCTTGTGCAGGTGGCGGTTCATCAGCCGCTTCCAGACCGTTTGCGGAAACGCATCGTAGGCGCTGTGGCTGGGCAGGAACGAGGTCGGGCTGCCGGTCGCCCAGTCGGCATAGGAAACACCACGGAAATGATCGCTGCGCAACGACAGCACGGACTGGCTCAGATTGGACAGGCGGGGAGGTTGGCGCTGACTCTCTTCGTCATCAATACCACGGCTTTCCCATTCATCGCCGACATAAGTCCCGGCCCCGGTGCGCGACGTCAGGAAACCTTCGGCGATCAGTTGATCGAACGCATTGAGAATGCTGATTCGAGAAAGCTGCAGCTCCTTGCTCAGGGTCCGGGTGGACGGCAGACGTACGCCGCCCTGAATCCTGCCACTGAGAATCTGTTTGCGAATCTGCAAGTAGAGTTGGCGGTACAAGGGGATCGAACTGGCGCGGTCCAGCTCGATGCCTGACAACAGCAAACCTGCGGAGGATTTCATTATTCGTTCGTCTGGATGGCGTGTGATTTGGCCTGAATTGTAGTCAGGCACCGGGGGTGAGAAAGGGTATCGAGCGGGGCTGGATATGTCATCCACCGCAGACGTTGATACGGCGCAAAAAAGCTCACCACGCAAGGCATGGCGGGCGCAGCGTTTGGGCTTTTGCCAAGGAATGTGTTATCACCAGGCCCAACCAAAGGAGTCTCCACATCACTTATGGCCAGCAAGCTCACTTCCAGGATTGCACTCATCACAGGGGCCGCCCAAGGGATCGGCGCGGCAATTGCGCAACTTTTCGTGCAGGAGGATTGCTTTGTCTACGTCACCGACATCAACGACGAACTCGGCAGCACGGTTGCCAACGCACTCGGTGATCGCGCCAGCTATCTGCGTCTCGATGTACGGTGTGAAGAAGATTGGCAGCGAGTGACGACGCAGATCCTGAAGGAGCGCGGCAGGCTGGACGTCCTGGTGAACAACGCCGCCGTTACCGGATTTGAGCAAGGTGCCGTGCGGCACGACCCGGAGCATGCGCGCCTGGAGGACTGGCACGCCGTACATCGCACCAATCTCGACGGGGTATTTCTCGGTTGCAAGTACGCCATTCGCGCCATGCGACATGCAGGCGCGGGCTCGATCATCAATGTCTCCTCTCGCTCCGGACTGGTCGGCATACCGGGCGCGGCGGCCTACGCGTCGTCCAAGGCCGCCGTTCGCAATCACACCAAGACGGTGGCGCTTTACTGCGCCGGGCAAGGCCTGAAAGTGCGGTGCAACTCGATTCATCCGGCCGCCATCCTTACCCCCATATGGGAGCCCATGCTGGGCACAGACGCAGGCCGTGAAGAGCGGATGGCGGCCCTGGTTCGCGACACTCCGCTGAGACGATTCGGGATGCCCGAAGAGGTGGCGGCCATGGCCCTGTTTCTCGCCGCGGATGACTCGACGTACGTCACCGGCAGTGAGTTCAACATCGACGGGGGGCTCCTGGCAGGCTCGGCGGTGACCCCCACGGCTGTCGATGACAGCGGGGACTAGCTCCATCCGGTCGTGCGAGCTCAAGTAATGTCTTAACTTGAACAGTCGCGCAAAATAACCTCTGGCCGGCAGGCACCAACCTGTCTGGTCACGGTCAATAAAACCCGCACGGCCTCACCGCACGTTTTCCCTCAATTCCATTCGAAGATTTAACCCATGCACCTACGCAAAATTGCAGTTGGGCTGTCGGCCCTTGTTTTGCTTTCAAACGGGGCGCAAGCCCGCAGCCTGCTGGATCTGCTCAAGCCGCCCACCGCGCAACACGAACAAGCGTCACGCTCGGGCTCGATCAGCCAGCGCGCGGCCCTGGACCTCTACTCGAACAAACAAAAGCAGCCAACGTTTGACGGCTGTGCAGAGCTGTTCCCGGCAGCGAATCCGATCAACACCGCCACCGTGCCTGCATCGATGAAGCCCCTGGCGCTGTGTTCCGACAACTTCGCGGTTTTGTACTCGCAAACCAGCAAGACCCCGCTGGTCGTGGTCGAACGCCTGAATGCGGCCCAGCTGCAGGATGCCAAAGGAGAGGAACGCACCAACCAGTTCTACCCGGACCCCCGCATCCCCAAGGGCGGGCGCGCGGAGTTGAGCGACTACCGCAGCCAGAAACCGGCCGTGGACCGTGGTCATCAATCCCCGGCAGCCGATGCACCGAATCCCAATGCCATGGCCCAGTCCTTTGCGCTGTCGAACATGGTGCCGCAAGACCCGACCAACAACCGCAAGATCTGGAGCAAGGTCGAGGCGGATGTCCGCAAGTTTGCCAAGCGCGCCGATGGCAACGTGTTTGTCTTTACCGGCCCGCTGTTTGACCCAGGCTACTCGACCATCGGCGACAACCAGGTGTGGGTGCCGACGCGCCTGTTCAAGCTGGTCTACGACGCATCGTCCAAGCGTGCCTGGGCCTATGTGCTGCCGAACGCAGAAACCCGTATCCAGAAGCCCATGGACTATGAAACCTTCGTGAAGAGTACCGGGCTCAAACTGCTCGGGAACCTGCCCGTGACAGGTTCAGCAGGGCGTACCTGATGGCTGGATGAGCAGTGCCCCGAAGGCTGGATTCATCCTTTGGGGTGTTTCACTCACGGATTAATAGGGTGCGTGATCGGTGAGAAATAGCGCTTTGGCATTAATACTTAGTGTTTATTAAAGCACCGAAAGACCGGAAAACAGGTTCGGTTACTTCGCCATGAACCCCACGGAAAAGCGGGTCAAGGAAATAAATCCGGCAAGAAGTAACAAATAGTAAAAATGAACTATACCCAATAGGGCAATCGCTCCTGACCCCGGGACATGGTGCCTTTGAAGTTGATCGTCCCTGGAACTTCAACGTCATTCGACTGAGAGATTCTGGTTATGAATGCCTTGAAAATCGCTGCCAGCGAGGCGGTTCGGGATTGTTTTTTTAATTCCCGTGAAATCGTCCCGCTCGACCAGACTGACTTTACCGATGTCGCGGTTGCCGTGCTCTCGATCGATGATCTGGCAGCCGGTTCGCTGGACGCCATCAAGCGTACCGGCTTCGACATCCCGATCTTCCTGGTGGCCAGGAAGGGCGGCAGCAGTCGCTCCCTGGAGGTCTACAAACAACTGCAGGATGTGATTTTGCAGGTCAATGGTGTCTTTGATGTCTCCAGCAATAATGCCCAGTACTACGGCAACCAACTGGAAACCGCCGCCAAGGCCTACGAAGAAAGCCTGCTGCCGCCGTTCTTCGACGCCCTCAAGCACTACACCGAAGCAGCCAATGCGACCTTCGCTTGCCCCGGTCACCAGGGCGGCCAGTTCTTTCGCAAGCACCCGGCCGGTCGGCAGTTTTTCGACTTCTTCGGCGAGACGCTGTTTCGCGCCGACATGTGCAACGCCGACGTCAAGCTCGGCGACCTGCTGATCCACGAAGGCCCGGCGCTGCTGGCGCAGAAGCACGCGGCGCAAGTGTTCAACGCGGACAAGACCTACTTCGTGCTCAACGGCACCTCGGCGTCCAACAAGGTGGTGACCAACGCCCTGTTGACCCCCGGCGACCTGGTGCTGTTCGACCGCAACAACCACAAGTCCAACCACCAGGGTGCGCTGTTGCAGGCCGGCGCGACGCCGGTGTATCTGGAAACCGCACGCAACCCTTACGGCTTCATCGGCGGCATCGACGCCCACTGTTTCGAAGAAGACTACCTGCGAGAACTGATTGCCGAAGTCGCCCCGGACAAGGCGCAACTGCCACGGCCGTTCCGCCTGGCGATCATTCAACTGGGCACCTACGACGGCACCGTGTACAACGCCCGGCAAGTGGTCGACCGCATCGGCAAGCTGTGCGACTACATCCTGTTCGACTCGGCGTGGGTCGGTTACGAACAGTTCATCCCGATGATGAAGGACTGCTCGCCGCTGCTGCTCGACCTCGACGAAAACGACCCGGGCATCTTCGTCACCCAGTCGGTGCACAAGCAGCAGGCCGGTTTTTCCCAGGCCTCCCAAGTGCACAAGAAAGACCGCCACATCAAGGGCCAGGCGCGTTATTGCAACCATCACCGGCTGAACAACGCGTTCATGGCCCAGGCCTCGACGAGCCCGTTCTACCCGCTGTTCGCCTCGCTGGATGTGAATGCGCGCATTCACTCGGGCCGCAGCGGCCTGCGCCTGTGGGAAGACTGCGTGAAGTTCGGCATCGAGGCGCGCAAGTTGATCCTCGAAGCCTGCACCATGGTCCGCCCGTTCGTGCCGTACACCATCGAAGGGCGCGCCTGGGAAGACTATCCCACCGAAGAAATCGCCAATGACATCCGCTTCTTCGAGTTCCATCCCAAGGATCGCTGGCACGCCTTTGCCGGTTATGCCGAGAAGCAGTACTTCATCGACCCGTGCAAGCTGCTGTTCACCACCCCGGGGATCGACCCGGTCGACGGCAGCTACACCGACTTCGGCATTCACGCCGGCATCCTCGCCAACTTCCTGCGCGAGAACGGCATCGTTCCGGAAAAATGCGACCTCAACTCGATCCTGTTCCTGCTCACCCCGGCCGAAGACTGGGCGAAGATGACCCACCTGGCCGCACAGATCGCCCGTTTCGAACGCTTCATCAGCGATGACGCGCCGATGAGCCGGGTGTTGCCAGCGATCTACGCGCAGCATCAGGAACGCTACCGCAACTACACCATCCGCCAGCTCTGCCAGGAAATGCACGACCTCTACCGCCATCACAACGTGCAGCAACTGCAAAAGGACATGTTCCGCAAGGAACACTTCCCGAAAAAGGCCATGAACCCGCAGCAGGCGCAAATCGAGTACATCCGCGGCAACGTCGAGCTGGTGGCGTTGGCGGATGCCGATGGGCGGATCGCGGCTGAAGGTGCGTTGCCTTATCCGCCGGGCGTGCTCTGCATCATCCCGGGCGAAGTCTGGGGCGGCGCGGTGCTCAAGTACTTCCTGGCGCTGGAAGAAGGCATCAACCGCCTGCCGGGTTTCACACCGGAGTTGCAGGGCGTGTATTTGCAGCAGGAAGCCGGTCGAACCCGGGCCTACGGTTACGTGCTCAAGGTCTGATGCAGTAGGTGTTAGCCCCTGTCTGGCCGCGTGCTGCACGTCGCCAGGCCAGGTTCAAAACTCTGAACAAGGCAAGGAGTTTGCGATGGCGGATTCAAGCAAGAAAATGGGCCTGATGGGGCTCACGACGCTGGTGACGGTCAACATGATGGGCTCGGGCATCATCATGTTGCCTACCAATATGGCGCAACTGGGCGCGGTCTCGCTGCTGTCATGGATTTTCACCGCGATCGGCTCGATGGCCATTGCCTACTGCTTTGCCCAGTGCGGGATCTTCTGTCCGCGTTCGGGCGGTTTGTCCGCCTACACCGAGGAAGCCCATTCAAAGTCGGGGTTTTTCCTCTGTTCGTACCTGTACTTCCTGTCCCTGGCTATCGCCAACGTGGCCGTGGCCATCTCGGCGGTGGGCTACATGACGGCCTTCATCCCCTGGCTGGGCACGGGTGCCATTCCACTGTGCGTCGGCACGATCGCGCTGATCTGGCTGACCACCTTCGCCAACTTCGGTGGCCCGGGCATCACCGGCAAGATCGGCGCTTTCACGGTGTGGGGCGTGATCATTCCGGTAGCGGGCCTGAGCATCATCGGCTGGTTCTGGTTCAAGCCCGATGTGCTGGCCGCCGCCTGGAACCCCAATAGCC contains:
- a CDS encoding LysR family transcriptional regulator — protein: MPGICNLNLKTFDLNLLRVLDMLLREQNVSRAAERLALSQPTVSNALARLRALFDDPLLVRVGRHMQPTTRALALEGPIRAALQQIEQTLNAGEAFDPRMSQQQVRIALTDFVEQLCMPPLLARLGELAPNLRIDVAHLAPSLPAELLDRGELDMVLGRFEEVPARFTRRIWHSETLRLAVRKQHPLAHDTLTLDDFLGLRHLWVSGGQSRGMVDQWLGKQGLSRKIVYTTPNYLQAAHLVAHSDLSVVLPTQLANQFAQLLPLQVFELPFDVGSFQLELVYLAQRQHDPALAWLIEQILAVRPV
- a CDS encoding acyl-CoA dehydrogenase family protein — protein: MNYQAPLRDMRFVLHEVFDASGHCERLNNGLDRETIDGVLEEAARFAAEVVAPLNRNSDEQGCELNDGHVTTPQGFADAYRQYVDNGWASMTGPLEFAGQGFPQLISASFHEMLMSASLSFRIYSGLTEGAVLALHRHGSEALKQAYLGKMVSGEWSGTMCLTEPQAGTDLALLRTRAQPQADGSHEVTGSKIFISGGEQDLTANIVHLVLARLPDAPAGVKGISLFLVPKFIAAADGTPGPRNSLSCGALEHKMGIKGASTCVMNFDGAQGWLIGEANQGLACMFTMMNDARFQVGLQGLGIAEAAFQGGLAYARERLQSRAISGPVAPDKNADPIIVHPDVRRMLLTQKTLSEGCRLLATYTALQLDLEHGDPQPEGRQQAGRRAALLIPIVKAFFTDVGQEVASLGVQLHGGHGYIREWGMEQLMRDSRITQLYEGTNGIQALDLLRRKVLGDGATELGALIDELAAHVDAAGSQAGLRKMAEAMQQRLVEWRELGAEVVEACQRDVQEIGAMSVGGLWMQAAVRAQAVLDAGTDEPAFYRAKLQAADFYWRRVLPRASGHRESLRGGAHCLMAMDEADFAF
- a CDS encoding MFS transporter: MTSHDKAKWLRFLILILGGGTIYKLANLKDAFYIPMQEFMGLSHTEIGVLLSANAIIATALFVVGGMLADRYDTRKLIPLGLIGTGSLGLYLATFPPFSNLLIVFCLLAVCADCIFWPSLLKAIRNLGDDKEQGRLFGLLEGGRGVIDTLVAFSALGVFVAMGSGENGLKSAILFYSVIDILAGTLTWLLLKSGNTQSTVKPKNGLSNLFEAIKVPGIWLVSLNVFMVYIVYCGLTYFIPYLKEMYGLPVALVGAYGIINQYFLKILGGPAGGFIADKQFKSSSRYLKWAFLALLPLMGVIMLIPKSPGFIYAGMAATLSFALIVFSMRGVFWAPMGEVGIPQHITGSAFGIGCLIGYAPGMFAYVIYGSILDHFPGQQGYNYVFSLMSVLAIVGFLVSSLLYQAVRKNCAVTGKVSAAQA
- a CDS encoding sugar phosphate isomerase/epimerase family protein, which codes for MNNKIQERFNALLSHKAVEAEAPPALTEALARRLLDRLAQLRLFAHAYPLLTNLTHGRVTPADLLDFAYRHELQGLSLHLLDGEENSLSQMAPAQLQAFADKANSLGLDVHLEISSTLKKDVDQVIAIAKAVGTRNIRVYSRYEGALSRVMDVIESDLHYLAQQADEHDLYFDFEQHEELKSDEIAQLLSRLNHPRLHALFDFGNMINACEQPLAALRNLAPHIRQTHLKGVRIVPEQNGFGHYGVLQGCDEDDLPNARLLFELLMLGESTPQVIAFILEQENHYVAPAFRQLDEAADPFIAYREMSETALPQGFSLEQMLAGEHRWANNQVAYVRSLLAEFRTLAELTLAHCADA
- a CDS encoding PLP-dependent aminotransferase family protein gives rise to the protein MKSSAGLLLSGIELDRASSIPLYRQLYLQIRKQILSGRIQGGVRLPSTRTLSKELQLSRISILNAFDQLIAEGFLTSRTGAGTYVGDEWESRGIDDEESQRQPPRLSNLSQSVLSLRSDHFRGVSYADWATGSPTSFLPSHSAYDAFPQTVWKRLMNRHLHKPTKAMLGYGELQGLLALREAIAEYVFDARGIDCTAEQVVIVSGAQQAFNLLGMLLLNPQDSFWMEDPGHIAARIALQAQGGLVVPLRIDEQGIDVQQGLARCPDARLVFTTPSRQHPLGITMSYARRQELIDWAAHNQSWIIEDDCDSEFRYNGRPLPALYAMDQWARVIYAGTFSKVLFPSLRLGYVILPNALIEPFCTLRAVMDRSPPTLLQAVTADFMREGHFLGHIRRMRALYQARQQALVKHLQKRLGTFFRITPVEAGMHLIAWLPAHLDDDALARELGQHGIHTYPLSDYCVEHVLPPALLIGFASTPEDQAQARVEALAQALDTMGYLQQAT
- a CDS encoding SDR family oxidoreductase, with the translated sequence MASKLTSRIALITGAAQGIGAAIAQLFVQEDCFVYVTDINDELGSTVANALGDRASYLRLDVRCEEDWQRVTTQILKERGRLDVLVNNAAVTGFEQGAVRHDPEHARLEDWHAVHRTNLDGVFLGCKYAIRAMRHAGAGSIINVSSRSGLVGIPGAAAYASSKAAVRNHTKTVALYCAGQGLKVRCNSIHPAAILTPIWEPMLGTDAGREERMAALVRDTPLRRFGMPEEVAAMALFLAADDSTYVTGSEFNIDGGLLAGSAVTPTAVDDSGD